Within Sphingobium sp. EP60837, the genomic segment AAATGTTTGACGAACCGGGACAATTCAGTTAAACAAATCCTAAGGCAGAGAAGCGCGCCGCAGCGAGCGATCTGACCGAAAGGGCAAACTGTCGGTGACGGCAGGACGCAAAGCTTCCGGTCTCTTTCAGGAGACAGCGGGGTTACCGAAGCAGGAATGTGATGCGATGAAAGCGCTTAGCCTCTTTTCTTCAGATATGGATGCAGGGCCACCTGGCCACGCAAGCGGCAGTCAGGCGTGAAGCCGTTGCCATGACTTTTGCCGCATGGCGGAGCGGGTCAGGTTGCGCCCTTCGCCGTGCCCGGACAAGTTGTCAGTCTCGGGCCTCCTCGCTGGCCCGTCAGTCTTAGCTCCCTCGGGTCGCACTATGGGAGAGAAGCACAGCGTCCCAAAGACCCATCTCCCCACCCGGGGCGCTGTGCTTCATTCATTCAGTTGGAGGTGGGCTTTCCGGATGAGGTCGTCCGGGATTAAGACGATCCTTTTAGCCTCGAATAATCCATTCGGCTGTCTGAAACGAATGTTGCGGGAGGCTTTGACAAGCCCGGACTTGGGATCTCCGTCTATAATTGCGACGCTATCACTATTCAATCGGCGGCCTATTTTGACCGCGGGAACTCATTGCCGCGAAAAGTTCATGTTCCAGGCACTCTACCGCCGCACGCACCTTGGGAAGCAGATGCCTTCGTTGCGGATAGACCGCCCATATGGGTTCGTCCGGCGCGCGGAAATCCTCCAGGATCAGCTTCACCATGCCATGTTGAAGATAAGGCAGAATATAGAAATCGGGCAGCTGACAAATGCCCAATCCTGATATGCAGGCGTCGATGACCGCCTGCCCGCTGTTGCAGCGAAATCGTCCCTTGGGGCGGTGCAGCATTTCGCGGCCGTCATCGGCGAACTGCCATAGCGGGCTGGTGCCGATGATGCATTCATGCGCCGCGAGGTCATCGACGCTGGCGGGTTCGCCCGCCCGTGCGAGATAGCTGGGCGCGGCGCAGGCGTAGAGGGTGCGGGACGCGACGCGGGTAGCGATGAGGCGCGCGTCCGATGGCTTTCCTGTCCGAATGGCTAAGTCATAGCCTTCGGATACCAGATCGACCAAGCGGTTGGTAAGATCGACCGTCAAGTTGAGCCCGGGGTGGCGCATGGCGAAACGGCGAAGGATGGGCGCAACGAAGCGTTCACCCATGGCGGTCGAGCAGGTAACCTTCAGCTCTCCATGCGGTTCGCCTTGTTCCCCGATCATCGCCATGGCTTCATCGCGTTCTTGCGCGATCTGCTCGCAACGCTCCAGAAAGATGCGTCCGGTGTCGGTCAGCCGGACGATCCGCGTGGTGCGATGAAAGAGCTGCGCCTGAACGCGCCGCTCCAGTGCCATGATCGATCGGCTGACATGGGTGGAGGACATGCCGATTATCTTGGCTGCGCGGGTAAAGGAGCCGGTTGAAGCGACCGCGATGAACTCGTCAATCCCGTCCCAGGAAGACATGATTAAACCTCATATGGGATAGTCTATGTACCACAAACCATATTATCGCGTAATTGATGGAGTGCTATAGCGGTTTGCATCATCTCGATGAGGATAAGGATAGCTGCATGAAGACCCGCGCCGCCGTCGCTTTCGAAGCGAAGAAGCCCCTGGAAATCGTCGAAGTCGATCTGGAAGGGCCGAAGGTTGGCGAGGTGCTGATCGAGATCATGGCGACGGGGATTTGCCATACCGACGCCTACACGTTGGACGGGTTCGACAGCGAAGGAATCTTTCCCTCGATCCTGGGCCATGAGGGCGCGGGGGTGGTGCGTGAGGTTGGGCCGGGGGTGACATCGGTCAAGCCGGGCGACCATGTGATCCCGCTCTACACGCCCGAATGCCGCCAGTGCAAAAGCTGCCTGTCGGGGAAGACCAATCTGTGCACGGCGATCCGCGCGACGCAGGGGCAGGGCCTGATGCCGGATGGCACCAGCCGGTTCAGCTACAAGGGGCAGATGATCTTCCACTATATGGGATGTTCGACCTTCTCCAACTTCACGGTATTGCCCGAGATCGCGGTGGCGAAGATCCGGGAAGACGCGCCCTTTGACAAAAGCTGCTATGTCGGATGCGGTGTGACGACCGGCGTGGGAGCGGTGATCAACACGGCGAAGGTGACGCCGGGCAGCAATGTCATCGTGTTCGGACTGGGCGGGATCGGCCTCAACGTCCTGCAGGCCGCGCGCATGGTCGGGGCGGACCGGATTGTCGGCGTCGATCTCAATGAAGGCAAGGCGGAGTGGGGCAAGCGGTTCGGCATGACTCATTTCTATAATCCGGCGGGCAAGAGCACGGCCGAAGTGGTGGCCGATCTGGTCGCGCTGACCGATGGCGGGGCCGATTATACCTTTGACTGCACCGGCAACACCGAAGTCATGCGCCAGGCGCTGGAAGCCTGCCATCGCGGGTGGGGCGTTTCGACGGTGATCGGCGTCGCGGAAGCGGGCAAGGAAATTTCGACCCGGCCGTTCCAGCTGGTCACCGGCCGGGTGTGGAAGGGCAGCGCCTTTGGCGGCGCGAAGGGGCGTACCGATGTGCCGAAGATCGTCGATTGGTATATGAACGGGAAGATAGAGATCGATCCGATGATCACCCATGTGCTGACGTTGGAGGAGATCAACAAGGGGTTCGACCTGATGCATGCGGGGGAAAGCATCCGCAGCGTCGTGGTCTTTTGAGGCGCGGCATGGAACAGGTCAGCGCCAACAGGGCCTTTAACGGCGTGCAAGGCGTCTATAAACATGCGTCGGCGGAGACCCGGACGGAGATGACTTTCTCCGTCTTCGTGCCTCCCCATGCGGATGGGGAGACTCTGCCGGTCGTCTCGTATCTGTCGGGCCTGACCTGCACCCATGCCAATGTTACCGAGAAGGGCGAATATCGGCGGGCTTGTGCGGAATTGGGGCTGATCTTCGTTGCGCCCGACACGTCGCCGCGCGGCGAGGGCGTGCCGGACGACCCGGCGGGCGCTTATGACTTCGGCCTGGGTGCGGGCTTCTATGTGGATGCGACGCAGCCGCCGTTCGACCGCCATTATCGCA encodes:
- a CDS encoding S-(hydroxymethyl)glutathione dehydrogenase/class III alcohol dehydrogenase — protein: MKTRAAVAFEAKKPLEIVEVDLEGPKVGEVLIEIMATGICHTDAYTLDGFDSEGIFPSILGHEGAGVVREVGPGVTSVKPGDHVIPLYTPECRQCKSCLSGKTNLCTAIRATQGQGLMPDGTSRFSYKGQMIFHYMGCSTFSNFTVLPEIAVAKIREDAPFDKSCYVGCGVTTGVGAVINTAKVTPGSNVIVFGLGGIGLNVLQAARMVGADRIVGVDLNEGKAEWGKRFGMTHFYNPAGKSTAEVVADLVALTDGGADYTFDCTGNTEVMRQALEACHRGWGVSTVIGVAEAGKEISTRPFQLVTGRVWKGSAFGGAKGRTDVPKIVDWYMNGKIEIDPMITHVLTLEEINKGFDLMHAGESIRSVVVF
- a CDS encoding LysR family transcriptional regulator, yielding MSSWDGIDEFIAVASTGSFTRAAKIIGMSSTHVSRSIMALERRVQAQLFHRTTRIVRLTDTGRIFLERCEQIAQERDEAMAMIGEQGEPHGELKVTCSTAMGERFVAPILRRFAMRHPGLNLTVDLTNRLVDLVSEGYDLAIRTGKPSDARLIATRVASRTLYACAAPSYLARAGEPASVDDLAAHECIIGTSPLWQFADDGREMLHRPKGRFRCNSGQAVIDACISGLGICQLPDFYILPYLQHGMVKLILEDFRAPDEPIWAVYPQRRHLLPKVRAAVECLEHELFAAMSSRGQNRPPIE